From Deinococcus aestuarii, one genomic window encodes:
- a CDS encoding phosphodiesterase — translation MLVAQLSDPHINPQRPHKAEALRRAVRHLLELPRHPGAVLVTGDCTDNGTREEYAEFRALVQPLPVPVYIIPGNHDDRDVMLEEFGEQGTSSLPGFVQYVVEDGPLRLIALDTHVPGESGGMLDSPRLRWLSDRLEEAPRRPTLIFMHHPPVVAGLNVMDSIGLGGSEAFREVVARHGQVERIVAGHTHITMTGRFAGTLVMTCPGTDNALLPDLTQPEKLVVQLQPPLCLLHAWDDQTGFLTYTSIIAPSPRVTLHDGERWV, via the coding sequence ATGCTCGTCGCCCAGCTCAGTGACCCCCACATCAACCCCCAAAGGCCACACAAGGCCGAGGCACTGAGGCGGGCGGTCAGGCACCTGCTGGAGTTGCCCAGGCACCCGGGTGCCGTACTCGTCACGGGAGACTGCACGGACAACGGCACCCGGGAGGAGTACGCCGAATTCAGGGCGCTCGTCCAGCCGCTGCCCGTGCCTGTGTACATCATCCCCGGCAACCACGACGACCGCGACGTCATGCTGGAGGAGTTCGGCGAGCAGGGCACCTCCTCCCTGCCCGGCTTCGTGCAGTACGTGGTGGAGGACGGCCCGTTGCGCCTCATCGCCCTGGACACCCACGTCCCCGGCGAAAGCGGCGGTATGCTCGACTCTCCGCGCCTGCGCTGGCTCTCCGACCGCCTGGAGGAAGCTCCCCGGCGCCCCACGCTGATCTTCATGCACCACCCTCCCGTCGTCGCTGGCCTGAACGTCATGGACTCCATCGGTCTGGGAGGCTCAGAGGCGTTCCGCGAGGTCGTGGCCCGGCATGGACAGGTCGAGCGGATCGTGGCGGGGCACACGCACATAACCATGACAGGACGGTTCGCGGGAACATTGGTCATGACCTGCCCCGGCACGGACAACGCCTTATTGCCCGACCTGACACAGCCGGAGAAACTCGTGGTGCAGTTGCAGCCCCCTCTGTGTCTGCTGCACGCCTGGGACGACCAGACGGGATTCCTGACCTATACCAGCATCATCGCGCCATCCCCCCGGGTTACGCTGCACGACGGGGAACGGTGGGTGTAG
- a CDS encoding DUF4394 domain-containing protein yields MNRLALLSATCALALSACGINSPVAPTGRTAYGLDAQGRLVTFGLDNAAFSVSRLTLTGLGAGETLVDLDVFNKDGHLYALSDTGRLYGVNTTTGALTLNTSGNMGAPRVIDFNPAAQRLRVFSTGDMNYRLTPGDGTVTADGTLMYAATDANAGKDPNLVAAAYTNSFQGYQPVMADFNPPTTLYSVDADQDTLVTHTVGPAFSTLNTVGALGVNVSAEMTGFDIAGTNEAYLTSSSGTDTVLSTLDLSTGKATSKATIKGLGLKAFAVKLSPRP; encoded by the coding sequence ATGAACCGACTCGCCCTGCTGTCCGCCACCTGCGCTCTCGCCCTCTCCGCGTGCGGGATCAACTCGCCCGTCGCGCCCACGGGACGCACGGCCTACGGGCTGGACGCCCAGGGGCGGCTCGTGACCTTCGGGCTGGACAACGCCGCGTTCAGCGTCAGCCGCCTGACCCTGACCGGCCTGGGCGCGGGCGAGACCCTGGTGGACCTCGACGTGTTCAACAAGGACGGCCACCTCTACGCGCTGAGCGACACGGGCAGGCTGTACGGGGTGAACACGACCACGGGCGCCCTGACCCTGAACACGAGTGGCAACATGGGCGCGCCGCGCGTGATCGACTTCAACCCGGCGGCCCAGCGCCTGCGCGTCTTCAGCACCGGGGACATGAACTACCGCCTCACTCCCGGCGACGGCACGGTCACGGCGGACGGGACGTTGATGTACGCCGCCACTGACGCCAACGCGGGCAAGGACCCCAACCTCGTCGCGGCGGCGTACACCAATTCCTTCCAGGGCTACCAGCCGGTGATGGCGGACTTCAACCCGCCCACGACCCTGTACTCGGTGGACGCCGACCAGGACACGCTCGTCACCCACACGGTCGGTCCGGCCTTCAGCACCCTGAACACCGTCGGCGCCCTCGGCGTGAACGTGAGCGCCGAGATGACCGGCTTCGACATCGCCGGGACGAACGAGGCGTACCTGACCTCCAGTAGCGGCACGGACACCGTGCTCTCCACCCTCGACCTGAGCACGGGCAAAGCGACTTCCAAAGCCACGATCAAGGGGCTGGGCCTCAAGGCCTTTGCGGTCAAGCTCTCCCCGCGCCCGTAA
- a CDS encoding 5-formyltetrahydrofolate cyclo-ligase encodes MTPPSAPDASKAGWRTWAREVRSGLPDYSAKITAHLAAFLHSRGARRVLAYRALPGEPDVGALAREFELLAPRARFRPEPHLTLHPWETATEPSRFGALQPPANAPRVLLDAVEAVLLPALAFDHSGVRLGYGGGFYDRLLPGFAGLAVGVIAEALVVPALPAEAHDLRVGFLVTERGVRRVDATTSSKL; translated from the coding sequence GTGACGCCTCCTTCGGCCCCCGACGCCTCGAAGGCCGGGTGGCGGACCTGGGCCCGCGAGGTGCGTTCGGGGTTGCCGGATTATTCGGCGAAGATCACGGCGCACCTCGCCGCCTTCCTGCACTCGCGGGGTGCGCGGCGGGTCCTGGCCTACCGCGCCCTGCCGGGTGAGCCGGACGTGGGCGCCCTCGCACGGGAGTTCGAGTTGCTGGCCCCCCGCGCCCGCTTCCGGCCCGAGCCCCACCTGACGCTCCACCCCTGGGAGACGGCGACCGAGCCCAGCCGCTTCGGCGCCCTTCAACCCCCGGCGAACGCGCCGCGCGTGCTCCTCGACGCGGTGGAGGCCGTCCTCCTCCCCGCCCTCGCCTTCGACCACTCCGGCGTGCGGCTGGGGTACGGGGGCGGCTTCTACGACCGCCTGCTCCCCGGTTTCGCGGGGCTGGCGGTCGGCGTGATCGCGGAAGCCCTCGTCGTTCCCGCCCTGCCCGCCGAAGCCCACGACCTGCGGGTGGGCTTTCTGGTGACGGAGAGGGGGGTCAGGAGGGTGGACGCCACGACGTCTTCCAAACTGTAA
- a CDS encoding ABC transporter ATP-binding protein, whose translation MTAPQAVQTVQAGPPGTVALQARGLVKDFRGFRATNDVSLDIREGEIHAIIGPNGAGKTTLFNLLSGFLRPTSGEVSLFGERIDTLPPHTIVRRGLSRSFQISSVFPSLTVRENVLVALQSPTNLPRQFWTPLSRLEALGPRADQILADVGLESAHARLAADLGHGEKRQLEIGISLTQDPRVLLLDEPTSGMGSEGINRVIALVRQVARGRTVVLVEHNMSVVAQLADRITVLQYGQVLASGSYDEVRQDPRVIEAYLGEEAHG comes from the coding sequence ATGACGGCCCCGCAGGCTGTTCAAACTGTGCAAGCAGGCCCACCGGGCACCGTCGCCCTCCAGGCACGGGGGCTGGTCAAGGACTTTCGGGGCTTCCGCGCCACGAACGACGTGAGCCTGGACATCCGCGAGGGCGAGATTCACGCGATCATCGGGCCGAACGGGGCGGGCAAGACGACGCTCTTCAACCTGCTCTCGGGCTTCCTGCGGCCCACGAGCGGCGAGGTCTCCCTCTTCGGCGAGCGGATCGACACCCTGCCCCCCCATACAATCGTGCGGCGGGGGCTCTCGCGTTCCTTCCAGATCAGCAGCGTCTTTCCCAGCCTGACGGTGCGGGAAAACGTGCTGGTCGCCTTGCAGTCACCGACCAACCTCCCGCGGCAGTTCTGGACGCCCCTCTCGCGGCTGGAGGCCCTCGGGCCGCGTGCCGACCAGATTCTCGCGGACGTGGGGTTAGAAAGTGCCCACGCCCGGCTCGCCGCCGACCTCGGCCACGGGGAGAAGCGGCAGCTCGAAATCGGCATCTCGCTGACGCAGGACCCGCGCGTCCTCCTCCTCGACGAGCCGACGAGCGGCATGGGCTCGGAGGGCATCAACCGCGTGATCGCCCTCGTGCGGCAGGTGGCGCGCGGGCGCACGGTCGTCCTCGTCGAGCACAACATGAGCGTGGTCGCGCAGCTCGCCGACCGCATCACCGTCTTGCAGTACGGGCAGGTGCTCGCCAGCGGCAGCTACGACGAGGTTCGGCAGGACCCGCGCGTGATCGAGGCGTACCTGGGAGAGGAGGCGCACGGATGA
- a CDS encoding ABC transporter ATP-binding protein, which yields MTAPALRPSPSQTGAVPLLEVRDLNAFYGQSHVLHGVNLHVMPGEVVSLIGRNGAGKTTTLKSIMGVLRSRTGRVTFDGQDLTRLPSNRVAARGLAWVPEERAILSSLTVRENLELPPARPGGWSAERAYQVFPVLRERGHHPGSKLSGGEQQMLAIVRVLRSGPKLLLLDEPSEGLAPVIVGRIGDMLSELRREGLAVILVEQNLKFATRLADRHYVLVDGHVVDEVRREEVEARRQDLLRYLSV from the coding sequence ATGACGGCCCCGGCCCTCCGCCCCTCCCCTTCCCAGACCGGCGCCGTGCCGCTGCTCGAAGTCCGCGACCTCAACGCCTTCTACGGCCAGAGCCACGTCCTGCACGGCGTGAACCTCCACGTCATGCCCGGCGAGGTCGTCAGCCTGATCGGGCGCAACGGCGCAGGCAAGACGACCACCCTCAAGTCGATCATGGGCGTGCTGCGCAGCCGCACGGGCCGGGTCACCTTCGACGGCCAGGACCTCACCCGGCTGCCCAGCAACCGCGTCGCCGCCCGGGGCCTGGCCTGGGTGCCCGAGGAACGCGCGATCCTGAGCAGCCTGACCGTCCGCGAGAACCTCGAACTGCCCCCCGCCCGGCCCGGCGGCTGGAGTGCCGAGCGCGCGTATCAGGTCTTTCCCGTCCTGCGCGAGCGCGGCCACCACCCCGGCTCCAAGCTCTCGGGCGGCGAACAGCAGATGCTCGCCATCGTGCGGGTGCTGCGCAGCGGCCCGAAACTCCTCCTCCTCGACGAGCCGAGTGAGGGACTCGCGCCCGTCATCGTCGGGCGGATCGGCGACATGCTCTCCGAACTGCGCCGGGAGGGTCTCGCCGTCATTCTCGTCGAGCAAAACCTCAAGTTCGCCACCCGCCTCGCCGACCGCCATTACGTCCTCGTGGACGGGCACGTCGTGGACGAGGTGCGCCGTGAAGAGGTGGAGGCCCGCCGTCAGGACCTCCTGCGTTACCTCAGCGTCTGA